The genomic interval CAGGTGAAGAGTTGAAGGTAGCCGAGATTTTAGGTCAGATTAGGCTAGAGCTGGGCCGCAAGCTTGGCTTGATTGATGATAATCTTTTAGCTTTTTGCTATGTAGTGGACTGGCCGCTTTTTGAGCCAGGGATGACAGACGGACATTTTTCTCCGGCTCATCATATGTTTACCATGCCTAAAGAAAAGGATTGGCCAAAATTAGACACTGCGCCGGAAAAAGTCAAATCTTATCAGCACGATATGGTTTTGAATGGTTTTGAAGTGGCTGGCGGCTCAATTAGAATTCATCGTCCGGACATTCAAGAAAAAATATTTAAGCTGATTGGCTTTAACAAAGAACGAATTAAATTTTTTTCGCATATGTTGGAAGCGTTTAAGTATGGCGCTCCGCCGCACGGCGGCATTGCTCCGGGCATTGAACGGATTGCCATGCTCTTTGCTGGCGAGGAGTCAATTCGGGAAATGATGGCTTTCCCCAAAAACAGCCGGGGTGAGGATGTGATGATTGGCGCGCCGAGTGAGGTGGAACAAGAGCAGTTGAAAGAGCTGGGGATAGAGATCACGAGGCATGAGGCACGTAACACATAACAAGTTAAACAAATTTTATTCGCTACCATTTTGGTCGTGTTACGTGAATTGTGAATCGTGATTTTTTATTTGCCACAAAATTTAAAGTATAGTAAAATGAATACAGGTGAATAACTATGAAACTCTCAAAACTGCAGAAATATATACTGTTGCAGTGTTGGTATTGGAAACGGAAAAAGGCTCCACGACAGGAACTTTTGAAATTTTATGATTCTTACAAAAAAAGGCCGTCAGAAGAAGACATGACTAACATTATTACTAAGAGTTTGGTGCGTTTGATAAAGAAGAATCTGGTTGTCGGTTTTGGAGAGTTGACGAGCCAAAAGACATTTATTCAGAGCGTGCGTTTGACTCGCGAAGGGCGGAAAGAAGTACGACGGTTACTGGACAGGCAACAGAAGCTGCCGTTGAAAATCAAAAAAACAAGAAATCAAAAAAACAAGAAATCAAGTAAGGTTTGATTTTTATAACTCGTAACATATAACCAATCTAACTTTTAACTATATCCCTATGCCCATCTCTAAAAAACTTAAAACCTATCTTGATGCCAATAAAATCAAGCACGAGATTTTAAAACATAAAAAAGTATTCACAGCTTATGACGCGGCGCAGACATTGAGAGAGGATTTGCAAAAAATTGTCAAGTCGCTTTTAGTCAAAGCTGATAAGCAGTATTATATTGTCTCTGTTCCGGCTAATATGAATTTGGATTTTAAGAAGTTGGCCAAGGCGCTTAAAGTGAAGAAGGTGGATATTACCAAAGAAAAAGACATGGTGAAGATTTGCAAAGTCAAACCTGGCGCTATGCATGCTTTTGGCTCGCTTTATAAGATTCCTGTTTTAGTGGACAGGGGACTAATGAAAGTAAAAGAGGCGATTTTTGCCTCTGGAGATTTTATGGAAAGCGTCCGCATGAAAGCTAAAGATTATGCGGATTTGGAATCCGCGGCGCTGGGGAGTTTTGGGGCCGTGAAGGCCACAAAAACACCTGCTTCCGCTAAAGCTTCGGCGGGCAGGCGAAAGGCCATAAAGAGAAAGACCAGTTGTAAGTTAAAAGCAGGGATAAAGAAATAAATTTATTATTTATTATTTACTATTTACGAACGAGATTGATGTGGCGAAGAATAATGAATAGATGAATAGTAAATAATAAATGTCAACCCATGCCCCAATATACCATCAAACTTAATCAATTTGAAGGTCCGCTTGATATTCTTTTGAAACTGATTGAAAAAGAAGAATTAGACATTACCCAGGTTTCGCTCTCTCGCGTTACTGATCAATACATAGAATATGTTCAAAAACTAGAAGATAAGTTTAATCCCGATGAGTTGGCAGATTTTTTAGTGGTGGCCACTCGCCTGCTTTTAATAAAATCAAAAACTTTATTACCCCAGCTAGAACTAGATAGCGAGGAAACAGGCGAGGAATTAGAGCGCCAGCTTAAAATGTACAAGGCGTTTTTAGAGGCGGCAGGAAAAATTGAAGCGAGACTTAA from Patescibacteria group bacterium carries:
- a CDS encoding YbaK/EbsC family protein; its protein translation is MPISKKLKTYLDANKIKHEILKHKKVFTAYDAAQTLREDLQKIVKSLLVKADKQYYIVSVPANMNLDFKKLAKALKVKKVDITKEKDMVKICKVKPGAMHAFGSLYKIPVLVDRGLMKVKEAIFASGDFMESVRMKAKDYADLESAALGSFGAVKATKTPASAKASAGRRKAIKRKTSCKLKAGIKK